A section of the Anoplolepis gracilipes unplaced genomic scaffold, ASM4749672v1 Contig20, whole genome shotgun sequence genome encodes:
- the LOC140675656 gene encoding hexosaminidase D-like gives MGEKMDALTLGSHRLVHLDLKGAPPRTCYFEKLFPLLRTWGATGLLLEWEDTFPYNRELSPIGSNGPSSLASGYTIQEARHILQIAGDCGLAVVPLVQTFGHMEFILKHDEWRSLREVEAFPSSICPSNPRTLPLVKSLIRQIVSFHPDIQYLHIGSDEVWHLGLCSVCTKRAAASKYGKSSLYLEHILAIAQYIQETYPYLKIIIWDDMLRSIDLQVLNEHYIGKYVEPMVWHYNPRDNFALPNGLWDKYSAVFPNIWIATAFKGATGSTQHVPIIRHHISNHEKWLEELGVHVSKVHEFRGTAFTGWSRYDHYATMCELLPTAIPSLALCLKVWLYGYSEETHAQVAKSLGYIDHPLHIIPQPRPIPIPSNLLFPGWQVAVGMEWFLNFKTKFHNIVVSDQIMTWMNPWQVANNYTNPMQLENLIPTFTELLLELSSLEGYLRMQMEAIFFSSMIEEWLGTNIQPLKVKLIELKQTTENQLKINSRM, from the exons ATGGGAGAAAAGATGGACGCTTTAACGTTAGGCTCACATAG ACTGGTTCATCTTGATTTAAAAGGTGCACCACCGCGGACTTGTTATTTTGAAAAG CTTTTTCCATTATTGCGAACATGGGGAGCTACTGGATTATTGCTGGAGTGGGAGGATACATTTCCTTACAATCGAGAGCTTTCTCCAATAGGAAGTAATGGACCAAGTAGTTTAGCAAGTGGATATACAATTCAAGAAGCCAGACACATTCTGCAAATAGCAGGTGATTGTGGCTTGGCAGTTGTTCCATTAGTACAAACTTTTGGTCATATGGAG tTTATCCTGAAACACGACGAATGGAGATCATTACGTGAAGTGGAAGCTTTTCCAAGTTCCATTTGTCCATCAAATCCGAGAACTCTACCACTGGTCAAGTCATTAATACGTCAGATTGTTAGTTTTCATCCTGACATACAATATCTACATATAGGTTCTGATGAAGTGTGGCACTTAGGCCTTTGTTCAGTCTGTACTAAACGAGCTGCAGCCAGTAAATATGGCAAATCTTCATTGTACTTGGAACATATTTTGGCAATAGCCCAATACATTCAGGAAACTTATccatatttaaagattatcaTTTGGGATGACATGTTGAGATCAATAGACTTACAGGTTTTGAACG AACATTACATTGGAAAATATGTAGAACCTATGGTATGGCATTACAATCCCAGGGATAATTTTGCATTGCCTAATG GACTATGGGATAAATACAGCGCAGTCTTTCCCAATATCTGGATAGCAACTGCATTCAAAGGAGCCACTGGTTCCACGCAACATGTACCTATAATTCGACATCATATAAGCAATCACGAAAAATGGCTAGAAGAATTGGGAGTTCATGTCAGTAAGGTACATGAATTTCGAGGTACAGCATTTACTGGCTGGTCAAG atATGATCATTATGCTACAATGTGCGAATTGTTGCCCACAGCTATACCATCGTTAGCTTTATGCCTAAAAGTTTGGCTCTATGGTTATTCAGAGGAGACACATGCACAAGTTGCAAAGAGCTTAGGATATATTGATCATCCATTGCATATAATACCACAACCTAGACCAATCCCGATACCTAGTAATCTGCTTTTTCCTGGATGGCAAGTAGCTGTGGGTATGGAGTGGTTTCTTAATTTCAAGAcgaaatttcataatattgttGTCAGCGATCA AATTATGACGTGGATGAATCCATGGCAAGTggcaaataattatacaaatccCATGCAATTGGAGAATTTGATACCTACTTTTACAGA atTACTATTAGAATTGTCTTCCTTGGAAGGTTATCTACGAATGCAAATGGAagcaattttcttttcatcaaTGATTGAAGAATGGTTAGGTACCAATATTCAACCGctgaaagtaaaattaatagaattgaaACAGACAACAGAAAatcaactaaaaataaatagtcgTATGTAG